tatatatatattattaaaataaatgttcaaattaacttgattaattcTACCagctataaaattaatgattatataaatttactatcatattaataactataaaatttaaacttaaaactaaataaaaaaaaatcctttaattttaaactaccaatataaataatgatattCTTTCACATCATGACAGTAGGTATTACATCAATTCAGTTGTTCTTACAAAACCAAGGATCACAACCtatcaaaacaaattcataaagaCTACCGTATTACTCAACCCAGTAGCTATGATGATGACACTTGTCCCAATTACCTTTCGTACTGAAGACAAAGCCACGTGGCAGTAGGTAATGGAATTACTAATATCACTGGTCAACTTATGCTATTTGCCGATACAAAATACAATCTAAGAGTATATAATGACTTacgtaattattaattttaaaatctataaaattaattaaaatatatataaattaatttaaatagtcatgttaataaaaaaagaatacaatTAAGAGCTGAAACAAAATATAACTCAATAATTAATGTGtatagatattgtttttaaaaatattttttcaatataaaaatatattttagaatttaataatttttttcttctaaaataagAGTCATAAAAATAGTCAACAGAAATTATAAccctataaatataaaaaaataatattatgaacTTTTCAGCACACTTTAATTATAAGAGtgcatgatatatataaaactgctaatatgtaataattaaataaaaaataaattaaaaaattaaaaaaatgttataatagttaaaataataaaagagttgtAGGGAATTAAAAAGTTATAGATTGTTAggattttgtaattattaaacaattaattctaaatattaaaaaaaattataattccaataaacaaaaagtttaaaaaatatagatatcaTGTAACACGCTCAATCTTAGATACGTGAgaccattattatttttttattaattattattccaTATCATactaatcttattttttttaatatataataaaaattcttcaaaataatttcattatttacaccataataaacaaacaaaatctcaACGACAGAAACCCGTACTCGTGTGCTGTCCGTACTGACACAAACACGGCCGAGGTACCTCCTTTCAAATTCCGGCTACCAGGAAAACAAATCgtcgtcaaaagaaaaaaaaaagtgggcgaaattaagtttataatccattgattaaaaaacattaaataaaaaagtaatacaGTGATTTTCATCAAACAACAGGAAAGAAACAGAATTTCTTCCTGCTGCAAATAGAGATCTGCTAATACGTATTCACATTCgtgaaagtaagaaaaaaaactaacagatcACATGATAAACCTCTCTTTTTGGGGGGTCTTGATCTCTAATCTTTTCTAATGTAAGAATAAGAAGGCAAATAAATTTCTGAAAGTCATGCAATCTCCGGTGGGGGAGGAAGGTTAAGATTGAGATCAAGATCAACAGAACTTCTTGGCGTCTTGATATCTTGATGATTCAAATCAAAGACGATAGAGGATGAATCAGAATCACATTGGATTCCACCACAAGAAAAACCCACCGGCTGGttaggatgatgatgatgatacccATTATCAAAAACCGTCTTTTGGTACTGACTCTTCATCACTGCATCAAAATAAATCACCTGCTGATGATTCATCACCATCGGCTGAAATGGCAATCTCACGGTGGATACAGCAGGACCGAGATTAAGATCCAACGGTGTATCACTGCTGGAAAACTCCACGGTACTACTTTGACTTGGACTCTGATTGTTATTACTATTGCCGCCGCAGCCGCCGCCGCAGCTGTTATTCTTGTTAGATGCTTTATGGTTGTTGTCCACAGAGATAGTGTTTTTCCTGACATTCTCGTATGATGGGTAAGCAAAGTTGGTTTTCGCCTTAGAACCACGGAACTCACGTGCGGCAGCATCGTAGGCACGTGCGGCTTCCTCTGCCGTGTCGAAAGTGCCTAGCCAAACCCGGCTCTTCTTACCAGGGTCTCTTATCTCGGCGGCGTATCTTCCCCATGGCCTCTTTCTCACACCTCTAAAATGCACCTCGCCTCCTCCACCAGCACCACCACACGTGCCGCCGTTAACTTTAACCGGCGCTGTCTTCTCTCTCGGTGCcattaattaaaggaaaaatcTCGCAGtgggttttgttaatttttatgttgtttttgaaaGGAAGAAGGCATGAAAatgagagagaggagagggtgGTTTTATACAATAAGGAGGGGGGAGGCGTGGGGTATGTACAGTAAACGAGGGATTTGACTGATAGAGCTGGGGCGGCTATAGAAGAGGAGTGTTGCAGATGAGGAGTGGGGGACCATGGCGAGAGATGTCTATAGAGGGTGGgtatttattgtattatatGGTAGTAAGTGGTATCATCATTTGGTTcgtaataatgaattttttatttaaattctcaaatttttttctaaaaatttttctTTAcgcaaataagttttttaaattcaaattatcaCCCACTcacatttctttttaaaatgattcaattaaaagataaataactaAAGTACAATTAGCAAGTAAAATAGGTGGTTTCTTAAAGTTTTGATTGAAAAGTTCATTttattccttcatttttttttagttattagcTAGTtagttcctttatttttttttaaattcaattttaatttcaaaatttatttatcttattttttaattttttttagaaaaaaaaaagtcactgaattccaaaaaaatagagataaattcattgttgttgatgattccaacaataaataattgatttttgtatatGTGACTTCCATTTTATAATAAGAGTTTGagctatgtgtttttttttttttattcttgccCCAAAAGGTAGATCTGATAGTGGAAATAATTCCCCTAATtacctttttccttctccttacctgataatataatttcatcaatACCTATGTgcttttttaaaagtgaataatcacacaaattatataatttttgtcccttgacattttttcaattttattttggtacaaaagctcatttttttttttgtttctaattggGAGAGGAGAGAGATAAATCGTTGAATTCCGGTGATAAAGAAATAAACACGTCATTGACAGCTATTTAGACCACTAAAATAGATAATATTTGTGTCAAATTGTTCCATTTAATTAGGAAGTTCATAttagatgtttttgttttttaaaagttcatgAAGAAATAGATATGAGCTAGGGTTGTTTTTGGTTTCGAGTTGAGTACTGTTTGTGGGAAGGTTTTTTGAGATCATTGATAGGTTTATTATCAGTGACGTAtcgtttgattttttcttaaaaaaaaaatgggatgaATGACAAGTTATCCGCCAtaagttcatttaaaaaaagggTCCAGTCATTCGGTTCCTTATTAAATAGGCTGGTGCATGGCCTGTTTTTTTCCTCGtttctttatttcaattaatgctttttttttttatttgtttttaaaatttaattatatttacattaatacctctcctctcttttcttttgttgagaGAGCTTCTTTTAAATGATggtgaatttttaattatgtgtttaatttttgaaaagattttttttaattcatctatgattttttttaatcttttgtatagatatttcaaaaaataaaaatatttaattttagatgATATTTCTGATATGTGTAGCCttacatattatttaattttttttattttattcaatcaatttaaatgtTTATCTGTTTTTATTAtcgtttgattaaataaaaaatatattctcctAGACATATTGCTCATAGATGTGAATATGAATTTACCATCTTGCCCTTGAGAAAAAGTGTGTAGGCTTGGTTAGGGATATAATTGTCTTTGCAATGAGACTATCTTGTCATTTTGAGATTGATCATAGATAGGACAACAAATTCACTTTTTTGTTGCATTGAAAAATTACATCAATACCCTTAAAAGTAGGAAATTGTTAAGTTACCATAGAGgggtaattttgtatttttgtttgattatgtaccaaataataatcatattacCCTTGGAATAGGAGcaaaattaaattcacaatgaatgctgttttctttaatttttaaaagcacattAAAAAGACCTACTTGCCATTTGAATTTATACTCTTGAGCCTAGGGTTAGAGGGTAGTTAACTCATTGTACAATTGGTCTTTTTATTGTTAGTGTGTTGGGTTAAGTGTAGTTTGatctttccaaaaataaaaagaaataataaaaaaaaaattgttgtcaaGTGCTGAGTTGTGTCTAGTACTCCATTATTTTTAGACAACGAGTGTGGTTGATTCCAATAGCTAAAAAAACTGTTTTGAGATGGCGTCAACTTCATTTAAATACTCCACAAATTTGGGGCATATGCACCAAGATGAACTCTAGTTTGGTGCtagatatcattttttttctttattttctctttctttctttgtatgtTAAGCCCCGCCCCTTGATTGTTCATAGTAGCCCCTAAacatccctctctctctctctctttctctctctctcacacacacacatttaatccttgttttttttttttgttattttattagataattcatttaattatatttttattttgatttcatcctcatttatttttttttctttcttgaatttggtctttatttttttaatttctatattttataatctgagataatttttagaattgtattttttctttattctaccttctattaatttttctcttattaaatTTCAGCCTCATTCTTTTGacgttgtttgttttttctttgcaagattttcaagattgatatttttttacttgatttcattttcaacatttaattggcTTGGTTAAGCTTGTGTCTAAAATTTTACGAGTTGCAAGCTTTGAAAATTAACATAGTTTCATGAGGTTTACCCaagattgttttgtttttttatattgtttttaagttgatgttttttttaatttattattcaatatttatttaattagtgaTTGAGCTCTATTTTTTTCCCGGTTTCTATTACCTTGGttttatcattctttttttattgaattgggtTACCTCGAGTTTTTATAGCTGTCATTCTTTGTTgaacttacttttttaaaataaattttattctttaattaaatagaattgattgatttaatataGACAGATgctcatttcatttcattttgtttgtttttctaggATGTTTTTCTAGTGACGCATGTAGTTTTTTCTGATGTTGTCATCCAAACTCTTATAGTCGGGTTTAAATTGTTTCAACAAACTCTTTTGTGATGAGCGATGTCCACAATTGAGTGAAGATGAATCaccttttgtttcctttcttcctatatatttgttttagttaattgttgtaattttttttttcttacaatttgtTTGTTATCATTACTTATAATTTAAACCAACTTATTAAACtacattatattattaaatttaatcaagttaataactccaatattaagtttttcttgtttatttaaaaatacaattatcgTCTAAATATCCCTTTGAAGAGCTTAAAAATCTTGGACCGGCCCGTGGAGTATCTAGTCGCCGCATTTGATCAAACCAATTGAAATGATATATCGACCATATATGCTTCTTTCCATGAATATATCACATGTCCCAACAATCAATTTTCACTTCAACAATTATTAATCTTTTgtcttttatgtttattttaagtGTTgctaatttcaattataaaaggaaaatggaGAAAGGCAAGGGAGAAAACAGGGGCGAAGtcggaaaataaaattaaaaggattatgatttgttttactatttaaattataaatattatttagaaaaaaactggaaaaacaaTTTCCTTATAATAGCGGCCGAGACCCTTGAGAACCTCCTCTTATCTCCACCACTACCACTAGAAAAAAGTGTCATCGTTGATCAAATAATATAGTAAGTACTATAATTTGGCTGCGAAATAATTTTGTAGTCTACGTAAGTGTGTATAGATATTATCATCCCGATCAATTTCTTTAACTTATAAAGCTAGCCAGTAGGATTCGATAAACAAATTTATGGATGGAAACAAGAGGGTCTATAGTTTTCATTGAATTGCTAACACTAATAGATAGACGGAGTAAATTACAAATTGGTTCTTataatttagtaaaataattaaaaacatttttagtttCAATAACAACTAATTATTAGTTCTTATATTCTTAAATATCaacttaatcattaattttcactcatattatgttattttttaatttaatttgttttaaaattaagaagaaaacatCAAAAGATTTATGAGAAAAgaagctattttttaaaataaaaaaacattaaagcaaACATCTTCAATACCaaccaagaaaattaattagtttttcttaaaattagagggttaaattatatatatatatctcaagaGATGGGAAGAAAGAATATAGAAATACtctttatcattatattttatacgAACATATCAAGAGAAAACTGAACCGCCAATTGACACAATAAAGAATTATATTTGTTCTGTTTTCTAGAACAACCAAGTTGAGCTGGATACACCTAATATTACGGCTGCCTGCAATTTCCAAATTTCACACTAAAACCAAACCCCGACAATTTGCCTGCCGGAGGTTTCACAGAACCAGACCCCATCACCAACGCTTCCAAATTGACTTCAATTTTCGTATCTAAATCCAAAACAAGCAATGATTTAGTTAGATTTCTTTAaggaaatattaaaatcatgtgGCCTTTATTGCATGGTTTAGTTAATGTAGATAATGAGAATGTCTTCTCAAACATGACGCATCTTCCTCTCTATAACGTGTTTACAAGCTAAGAATCTGTGTAGAATTGAGGTTGAAATAtgcttttcattgatttttatttttttattttttagtatttttatattgttttaatgtgctaatatcataaatatattttaaaaaataaaaaaatattttaatatattttcaagtaaataacattttaaaaaataattctcactACCACAAGCAAAAATGCAAGAATCATATTTGTGGCCGCATCAGAAATTGCATAAAAAGATTAAAGCAGAATATgaccttttttaaattaaaaaaaaaaagattgtttaaaaaattcaaaaacacttCCATTTAAAAATCCCAATCTAAGCTAAACCGCTtccccctttttttaatttttttaacaaaagaataaatagatttttcaattcaaaaaataaatacagattattttgataaaatttgtaTATTAAGAGGAAAACGTATATACATTCAATTTGTATACAATTCAACTGGATAGAATTTAATTCATATACGGAATTCAATTCATCCTTCTGACCGCCACGCCAGTAGCCGTCGCCTCCAACTTCACGCAATTCTTTTGTTTATGAGTGAGAGGTGACGGCTTCCTCCCTCTTGGCACTCGGTCTCCCAACACGGAGACTTTCATTTCTGACTTCGAGGAcataattctatatatatataaaaaaatctgtaTGGGAAACAATTTAGCTAGATTGAGATTCTTAATTACAAgtatttcttattaaaaataattcaattcattttttaaataaatttaaaatttttgtttttattttttaaaaaacaacaaattcagTTTTCGCATAGCAAGATCGTTAATTATCAAAGTAACAAAAGACATGAACCTCGAGCTGGGATGTATTATAATTGGATCGATCCTAAATGTATGTTTGATATTTTGGTAGTTGTTatggttgtgatttaaaaaaaaattatttttataaaaaaatatttttagttaaagttgatttggaaaaatatatgttcggttaaaattgttgttgaaattaaggttgaacaacaagtaatttgatttttttggttaaaaaaatattttttgaggttataaaataattaaaaatatatatattaatattgatggtttttaatttaaatattatagatttaactattgctattatataatgaaataaataatactttatataaaatattttatattgttccattaaattatctacaattcTATCACATATAAAATGTATTCGAAAAGGAATACAATTTCACAAATTTCTTAAGagcgcaacaacatcaggtcaaatataatcaagaacaaaattgaaattgcaatcaaattttgtaaatgctacgtcatcaagtgatctccgtctaatttatgtagtgtaattgaataatgtttaacacttgttttttgaataaaacacaattaaaaataaaaaagaatttttttattttgctgggTTGAACCCGATTCAATGCATTTTTAACTTTGAACCAGACTCGATTCGACCGGAATAGttgagccatgctccactgttcatgttCACTGTGAATGCAGGCTCCACTAAACAGTGGAGCATGACTACACTGTTCATGGAATTTATCCGCACAAGAAGTATAAAGAGTTGTTTCTTGTGATTTTAGGAAAATTATGGCCTGGTTATAAACCCTaccagtaaaaaaatatatttttaacaataccaaataataatatttttaattatgaataaatcTCACCCGCAAACACATCATTCAGGCACTAAATTTCTAAGAAATTCTTTCGAAAATTAGTTATGAGGGGCAATTAAGAAGATATACGTGAAAGGCAGAGCAAGCCGTGGTGGCTGGCTGCTATGCTTTAAAGTCTAGCCCTAGAGTCAACTAAAGCATTTTGCATGCATGTTAATTCATGGAAGAAGCGGAAGTGAAATCATTTACTTAACGTGTTGACTTCACAcgaaaactttgaaaaatggAGAATAAAGTACCtgtaagttttaaattaatttttattttttttttatcattttaatatataaatatcaaaaataaattttttaaaaaatattattttaatctatcctaaataaaaaacattttaaaaaacaaactagttATGGTTTAAAATCCAAACcatcacatgtttttttcttttatcatttacTGCCTCGTTTTTTCTTATTCTAAttttgaaagaacaaaaaaaaaaaaaacccaaaagcaATCTTTTTCTTGACCTAAGCATAAAATTTTCCACCCAAAACAAGAAACTTCAAGGAAGAAAGACGGAAAGAGATGCTCCTTCTTGCGTGAGAGGTGCCCAATGGAGAAtacattgaattttattatttatgtactCTGTTTTTAAATGCAACACCAACTTGGTTTTGCCCTATTGAGAATGATTTAAAGTTAATTGAGATCTTGCGAGGAAGTGGTAGGGTATAATAGCAACAAAACCATTCCCTTGTTATCAATgaaactataatatatatataaaaaatatatcagattATCTCTAGTTCAAGTTGTAGAGTCCCCAAGGGGTGTAGCGTGGTGACAAAGggcttgagatctgcacagcaggtcttgagttcgagtcagggcgtgcatttcttgtaagagcctgggacaaCCGGGGTTTTACTCGCTTATCTGGAcccacaaagtgcgctttccGGAGGGTGGGGTTTccttgaatccaaaaaaaaaaaaaaattgtagaatTTTTCtgaacattttttatttcacttgaCTTGACGGTCCATATATGTGCGGCTAACACATTCTTAATTTCAATACTCAAGCTTCATTTACGTATCATGCATAgcgagttttttttattacatatatataCTTATACTTTGCATTCGACAGTAGAAAATAATgttataatagttgttttttaaaatatttttagtttaaaaatatattaaaataatatatattttaatattaatacatatcaaaacgatataataacattaaaaaaataatttaaaatatattttttaaaaatactttttcaccGCAAAATCAAACTTCCCTTAAATTCTCCTCTTCAACCAAACCTCGTCTCCGGCAGCCTCATTTTCCTGAACATAAGGAAAATATCTCAAATTGGCTTATAGAATATGCTTTGTTTGCTGTACTACGCGTCAATTCTCTCTAAAATCTATGTTGACTTATTAATTAATCCATTctcctctaaaaaaaataataataatttgtttgcGTTTAAATTATGCTTCTTATCAAGCTAAACCGCGTTGTTTTGGAATAAATAATCTAATGCTTTAAATACTTTCTAAGAAATTGCCAAGTCTGACATTTTGATCTCCTCCTTACCTCAAAGACGCGTCAAGTTTAAACCACACGGTTCAGTCATCATTGTTCTAAACCCTTGGGCTCCATGGATGATCCAAAAAACCTGTGATTTGGAGTCtggattgaattttaaaaataaaaaacattcacccataaaatttaattgatttaactGATGCAGTTAACtgataattactaaaaaaaatatatatatattattttaacaaatttaaaagaaaaacaagttgTGTCAATAACCTACTCATTAACTTGATAATTACATGTTTAAAAGTgtggttgttgttatttttttaaagtactttttatttataaatgtatcaaaataatattttatttatttgtaaaaagttatttttgaaattagtgcatcaacatgatttaaaacactaaaaatatattagtttgaagaaaaaaataaaaaaaatattaaattttttcaaaaatatttttaaaatgtaaatatatattataattgtgGTTTCACAGCCATTTACAGGAAGACACGTTATGGATTGGCTGTTCCAATGAGTCCCAATTCCATCATAATCCATTGAAATCCTATCAGCTTGTAGCTATATTTGATCCTGTAGAAGCCCACCAGCCATTTCTCTAATTTATCCTATCAGCTTCCACTTGCTGGGCTTTCATGCAATGCATTGATAATTGTCTTGTTTTTATTCCATCGTGCTCTATTTGTTTTGAATGCTTtggtaaaaggaaaaaaaaaaaacaaactaaggTGGAAAAACATTCTGGAGCAAGATACAGAATATGTGGATTCATATAgtgcaatttaattttgtttttcccttgaaatattttttattttggtgactaaactcttttttttttcaatttagttcttttACATCATGTGGACTGGGATTTGGGCTTTATAATTCGTTTTAATTTACTTGTTATGAGGTTCTTAtggtgtcaatttttttatattaaattaatgcttgatttgataaaatagaatttagttttattgctTAAAACAATTTGAAGTCATGggggatcaaatttgacaatgaaacaatataaaaaaaatagctttatgtctttgtttttcattttttttaatccatgtttattaaggttttGATGTTTTAGTAGTGGactttatttgttttgcatttcaGCTCATGAGATTTGTGAGGAtagaaaattaccaaaaaatggTAGAGGAGAGAGAAATTCATTGGATAGCCAagtcttgagaaaaaaaataataacttgaaTTTGGTGCTAATGTATTCTTCTATATAAGAGTAGTGctattaagatatttttgagCTTCCATATCGGTAGAAAAGGTAGATTAGAGTtgagagatattttttttatatggtttaattttatgtttttctgatcaatttaaagatgttttaatattagaaattgaTTTACTAAGATTCTTAGGATGCTTATTACATGTTTTTAGGTCCAAAAAACATGGATCTAAATTTTTGACTACCTCTTTGGTAGTAGGATTCTGTATCAATAAACAATGCACAATTTgccttttaaaaacaattatgtacATGACATGTCATCTgtctacttttaaaaaatattgataggCGTGACTgtttgaccttttttttgttctattcaataccattttattttttcttagtttttaaataagattatagtgtttttttttttgtaatatcaGCTAccactcttttattattttaatatatctgcatcaaaattatcaaaacatttttttttaaaaaaacttgcttttatgattatgataaacttttgtttataaaaaaataaatattcaagtaaaaaaccttaaaaaggaaaaacactaataagagagaggttgtaattaaagaaataatttttttttatccttatttcaaattgttcaattttattttgatatttattctaattgcttttgattttt
This is a stretch of genomic DNA from Populus alba chromosome 11, ASM523922v2, whole genome shotgun sequence. It encodes these proteins:
- the LOC118031374 gene encoding ethylene-responsive transcription factor 11; amino-acid sequence: MAPREKTAPVKVNGGTCGGAGGGGEVHFRGVRKRPWGRYAAEIRDPGKKSRVWLGTFDTAEEAARAYDAAAREFRGSKAKTNFAYPSYENVRKNTISVDNNHKASNKNNSCGGGCGGNSNNNQSPSQSSTVEFSSSDTPLDLNLGPAVSTVRLPFQPMVMNHQQVIYFDAVMKSQYQKTVFDNGYHHHHPNQPVGFSCGGIQCDSDSSSIVFDLNHQDIKTPRSSVDLDLNLNLPPPPEIA